The Salvelinus sp. IW2-2015 linkage group LG15, ASM291031v2, whole genome shotgun sequence genome includes a region encoding these proteins:
- the LOC111974183 gene encoding LOW QUALITY PROTEIN: lysosomal acid phosphatase-like isoform X2 (The sequence of the model RefSeq protein was modified relative to this genomic sequence to represent the inferred CDS: substituted 1 base at 1 genomic stop codon), with protein sequence MNSTVLLLLTLFVVFGKVVGDRRLTFVTVLXRHGDRSPVKAYPTDRYQESSWPQGFGQLSQEGMRQHFELGQALQKRYQGFLNDTYDRREISVRSTDYDRTLMSAEANLAGLYPPNGSQVFNPTLEWQPIPVHTVPQAEERLLSFPIPGCPRYKILMNETERSEKYLNVTFLYKDLITMIQERTGLKNTNIETVWSVYDTLFCEARHNMTAPDWVTPNIMDDLRKLKDFGFEIMFEVYKHQEKSRLQGGVLLGSIVNNISESALPDSNRRLKMMMLSAHDTTIVALQSSLSVFNGKQPPYASCHIFELYQEDNGSFTVAMFYRNDTRRAPYQLAVPSCDLFCPLEDFVRLTKPSIPEDWDKECMVESPTKDTGY encoded by the exons ATGAACTCCACTGTATTGCTATTATTGACACTGTTCGTTGTATTCGGCAAAGTTGTTGGAGACAGAAGACTGACATTTGTAACTGTG CTTTARCGTCATGGTGACCGATCGCCTGTCAAAGCCTACCCTACTGATCGCTACCAGGAGAGCTCTTGGCCTCAGGGCTTTGGACAGCTCTCGCAG GAAGGAATGAGGCAGCACTTTGAGCTGGGACAGGCGCTGCAGAAACGCTATCAGGGTTTTCTTAATGATACCTATGACCGACGTGAG ATTTCTGTGAGAAGCACAGACTATGACCGGACCTTGATGAGTGCAGAGGCCAACTTGGCTGGATTGTACCCTCCCAATGGATCACAGGTCTTCAACCCAACACTGGAGTGGCAGCCTATTCCTGTTCACACTGTACCCCAGGCTGAGGAGAGG cttttgtcGTTTCCCATTCCGGGTTGCCCTCGTTATAAAATCCTCATGAATGAGACGGAACGCTCAGAAAAGTACCTCAACGTGACATTTCTATACAAA GACTTAATAACAATGATACAGGAGAGAACTGGTCTGAAGAACACCAACATTGAGACTGTTTGGAGTGTCTATGACACCCTTTTCTGTGAG GCAAGGCACAACATGACCGCTCCTGACTGGGTGACCCCTAACATCATGGATGATCTGAGGAAGCTCAAGGACTTTGGCTTTGAAATCATGTTTGAGGTCTACAAGCATCAGGAGAAAAGCCGGCTCCAAGGAG GTGTCCTATTGGGTAGCATTGTAAATAACATCTCAGAGTCTGCACTTCCCGACTCTAATCGCCGTCTGAAGATGATGATGCTCTCTGCG CATGACACCACCATTGTGGCTTTGCAGTCGAGTTTGAGTGTCTTCAATGGAAAGCAGCCGCCCTATGCCTCCTGCCACATATTTGAACTCTATCAGGAAGACAACGG ATCATTCACAGTGGCCATGTTTTACCGCAATGACACCAGAAGAGCGCCTTACCAACTGGCTGTACCTAGCTGTGACCTCTTCTGCCCCCTGGAGGACTTTGTACGCCTCACCAAACCATCCATCCCAGAGGATTGGGACAAGGAGTGCATGGTGGAGTCTCCTACAAAGGATACAG